A region of uncultured Desulfobacter sp. DNA encodes the following proteins:
- a CDS encoding UDP-glucuronic acid decarboxylase family protein: protein MKHVRKRILVTGGAGFLGSHLCERLVEYGDDILCVDNYFTGQKKNVEHLLGESNFELLRHDITFPLYVEVDEIYNLACPASPIHYQYDPVQTTKTSVHGAINMLGLAKRTKAKILQASTSEVYGDPQVHPQTEDYWGHVNPIGLRSCYDEGKRCAETLFFDYHRQHHLNIKVARIFNTYGPRMHPNDGRVVSNFIVQALRGEPITVYGDGSQTRSFCYVDDMINAFIDFMATPDTVTGPFNLGNPLEFSMLELAETIIKLTKTTSQIVFKPLPADDPTQRKPDISMAKEHLGWEPKVNLEEGLINTINFFKKIAV from the coding sequence ATGAAACACGTACGAAAAAGAATTCTGGTGACCGGGGGCGCGGGATTTTTAGGTTCCCATCTATGCGAACGACTGGTTGAATACGGCGATGATATTCTATGTGTGGACAACTATTTCACCGGCCAGAAAAAAAATGTGGAGCATCTTTTAGGTGAATCCAATTTTGAGCTGTTAAGGCATGACATTACTTTTCCATTATACGTTGAAGTTGATGAAATTTATAATCTTGCATGCCCTGCATCGCCTATTCATTACCAGTATGATCCGGTACAAACCACAAAAACAAGTGTTCACGGGGCCATAAACATGCTTGGCCTGGCGAAGCGAACAAAGGCCAAAATTCTGCAGGCGTCCACCAGTGAGGTTTACGGAGACCCTCAGGTTCATCCACAAACCGAAGATTATTGGGGACATGTCAATCCAATCGGGCTTCGCTCCTGCTATGACGAAGGGAAACGATGCGCCGAGACCCTGTTTTTTGATTATCATCGCCAACATCACCTGAACATAAAAGTAGCCAGGATATTCAACACCTACGGCCCCAGAATGCATCCGAATGATGGACGCGTAGTATCCAATTTTATTGTTCAGGCCCTCAGGGGCGAACCTATAACCGTCTATGGAGACGGCAGCCAAACAAGATCATTTTGCTATGTGGATGACATGATCAATGCCTTTATTGATTTTATGGCAACACCAGATACTGTTACCGGTCCTTTTAATTTGGGAAATCCTTTGGAATTCAGTATGCTTGAATTGGCTGAAACCATCATCAAGCTTACGAAAACCACATCTCAAATCGTATTTAAACCATTGCCGGCAGATGATCCGACCCAACGCAAACCCGATATTTCCATGGCCAAAGAGCACCTGGGGTGGGAACCCAAGGTCAACCTTGAAGAAGGCCTAATCAATACCATAAATTTCTTTAAAAAAATCGCCGTGTAA
- a CDS encoding winged helix-turn-helix transcriptional regulator has translation MIVPYTTTYFSPSKEYRRLSILMLIKEMPHSSQHLIAEKSHLSSSMVNIYIKELKQAGLITVSGSTNRTTEYHLTPTGQKKLFQDFISFSSEAVQIYASVKRKIIRLLKRYETNGIRTVVLYGASDTAEIVTSAIPHTRLVVIGIVDGDPAKQGQLFNGTLIQTPEAISQIDPDAVLITSFARQDEIYSNIEAIVGDNIKVITLTDLEHLQEPPLQEFARKTNKKATTNPIKQNATIKL, from the coding sequence TTGATCGTCCCTTACACCACAACTTATTTTTCGCCAAGCAAAGAATACAGAAGGCTTTCCATATTGATGCTGATCAAGGAGATGCCCCATTCCAGCCAGCACCTTATAGCCGAAAAAAGCCATTTGAGCAGTTCAATGGTCAACATATACATAAAAGAGTTAAAACAGGCAGGCCTGATCACTGTCTCGGGAAGTACAAATCGCACCACAGAGTATCATCTGACCCCAACAGGACAAAAAAAATTATTTCAGGATTTTATCTCTTTTTCATCTGAGGCCGTACAGATTTATGCCTCTGTAAAACGAAAAATCATCCGGTTGCTTAAGCGATATGAAACCAACGGCATTCGAACCGTAGTTCTTTACGGGGCATCTGATACGGCAGAAATCGTCACATCGGCCATCCCCCATACAAGGCTTGTGGTTATAGGCATTGTAGATGGAGATCCTGCCAAACAAGGCCAACTTTTTAACGGTACATTGATTCAGACCCCGGAAGCCATCTCCCAGATTGATCCGGACGCCGTATTGATCACCTCTTTTGCCCGCCAGGATGAAATTTACAGTAATATTGAAGCTATCGTGGGAGACAACATAAAAGTGATAACACTGACGGATCTTGAACATCTTCAAGAGCCACCACTTCAAGAGTTCGCCCGCAAAACCAATAAGAAAGCCACCACCAACCCAATCAAGCAAAACGCTACGATAAAACTATGA
- a CDS encoding N-acetylneuraminate synthase family protein, protein MIIGKKKIGEEHPTYIIAEAGINHNGSLKLAKELVDAAVDAGAHAVKFQKRDLVSLYPEDMLNHPEKYEQNFQYIIPLLKKFELSNNDYLELRRYAEDKPIDFICTPFDINSAKLIYNAGISAFKVASADLTNYPLLEYIASKDLPIIISTGMAYRHEIQQTVRFLNERTAEYAILHCRSAYPVWPRDVNLKMINWLKQFDKPVGYSGHDIGIVIPLVAASMGACIIEKHLTLDPTMEGNDHKVSLDPYSFKRLVRDIEIADQAMGSRKRFLLRGEVLNREVFAKSLAAAKDLAKGSVINESHIKVMGPGKGLHTSRKDDLIGKSIHRDIPKDTFFFEEDLETNSNGGPPHPSVYSFQSKWGLIARFNDFYNIISFDPEVIEIHLAEKDFATAFIPERSHRQELIIHAPEFIDGEIINLCHSDHAVRSKSVDLVQRTIALANEMSPFFQGTPKIVVHPDAVSLKEKLPKGPLRKALMQSLFEIDTTGVELLLENLPPYPWLFGGEWKGNFFMDADEVVSVCNEAGLNIVFDLSHAALYCNAKGTDLKDYILKVYPLIRHLHLADAYGVDGEGVQFGEGDIDLNRIMPLFSDYRESWVPEIWRGHLNNGKAFFKAISLISKYMG, encoded by the coding sequence ATGATTATCGGCAAAAAAAAAATTGGAGAAGAGCATCCCACGTACATTATCGCCGAAGCCGGAATCAATCATAATGGCAGTCTTAAATTAGCAAAAGAATTGGTAGATGCAGCTGTTGACGCAGGTGCCCACGCCGTCAAATTTCAAAAACGGGACCTTGTAAGCCTCTATCCAGAAGATATGCTCAATCACCCTGAAAAGTACGAACAAAATTTTCAGTATATCATTCCTCTTCTTAAAAAATTCGAATTATCCAACAACGATTACCTTGAACTTAGAAGATATGCTGAGGATAAGCCCATTGACTTCATCTGTACCCCGTTTGACATAAACAGTGCAAAATTGATCTACAACGCCGGTATTTCTGCATTTAAAGTAGCCTCGGCGGACCTTACAAATTATCCCCTTTTAGAATACATTGCTTCCAAAGATCTTCCCATTATTATCTCCACGGGAATGGCATACAGGCATGAAATTCAGCAAACCGTCCGTTTCCTGAACGAACGGACCGCAGAATACGCCATTCTCCATTGCCGCAGTGCTTACCCGGTCTGGCCAAGGGATGTGAATCTTAAAATGATCAACTGGCTGAAGCAATTTGATAAACCTGTGGGATATTCGGGGCATGATATCGGCATTGTTATTCCCCTTGTCGCCGCTTCCATGGGGGCCTGCATCATTGAAAAGCATCTGACCCTTGATCCAACCATGGAAGGCAATGACCACAAAGTCAGCCTTGACCCCTACTCATTCAAACGGCTGGTCAGGGATATCGAAATTGCGGATCAGGCCATGGGCAGTCGTAAGCGCTTTCTTCTTCGCGGTGAAGTTCTCAATCGTGAAGTTTTTGCCAAAAGCCTTGCCGCCGCGAAAGATCTTGCCAAAGGCAGTGTTATCAATGAATCCCACATTAAAGTAATGGGACCCGGAAAAGGCCTGCATACTTCCAGAAAAGACGACCTGATTGGAAAGTCCATTCACCGCGATATCCCTAAAGACACATTTTTCTTTGAAGAGGATTTGGAAACAAACAGTAATGGTGGACCACCCCACCCTTCGGTATACTCTTTTCAGAGTAAATGGGGATTGATTGCACGGTTCAATGATTTTTATAACATCATCTCCTTTGATCCTGAGGTTATTGAAATACATCTGGCCGAAAAGGATTTTGCCACCGCCTTTATCCCGGAACGTTCTCATCGGCAGGAGTTGATCATTCATGCCCCGGAATTTATTGATGGTGAGATCATAAACCTATGCCATTCAGATCATGCCGTAAGGTCCAAATCAGTGGATCTTGTCCAAAGAACCATTGCGCTGGCCAATGAAATGAGTCCTTTTTTTCAGGGAACCCCCAAAATTGTGGTTCATCCGGATGCTGTAAGCCTGAAAGAAAAGCTTCCCAAAGGACCTCTTCGAAAAGCCTTAATGCAATCATTGTTTGAAATAGATACCACCGGCGTTGAACTGCTTCTGGAAAATCTGCCCCCCTACCCCTGGCTTTTTGGCGGGGAATGGAAGGGCAATTTTTTCATGGACGCAGACGAAGTCGTTTCCGTCTGCAATGAGGCAGGCCTGAATATAGTTTTTGACCTTTCCCATGCAGCCCTTTACTGCAACGCCAAGGGGACAGACCTCAAAGATTATATTCTAAAAGTGTACCCCTTGATCAGACACCTTCATTTAGCCGATGCCTATGGTGTAGACGGAGAAGGTGTTCAGTTCGGAGAGGGAGACATTGATCTGAACCGTATCATGCCGCTTTTTTCAGATTACAGAGAATCATGGGTTCCTGAAATCTGGCGGGGACATCTCAACAACGGCAAGGCTTTTTTCAAGGCGATCTCCTTAATTTCCAAATATATGGGATAA